The [Clostridium] celerecrescens 18A genomic sequence CAGTATTCCCGTGAAGGTGAAATCACGGTAGAAGGGACTGTTTCTGGTCTGAAGGATAGATGCGCGGCAAAGGTAACGGTCATCGGTGAACTGGGAGATGGAACAAGCGTAAAGGAAAAGGTGGCTTCAAAGGATGCCTATACCCAGCAAAGCGACGGAAATAAGGCTTACGGAAGCTCCGACCCCAATGTTATTAAGATTAAAACAGCCAATAACTCACCTTCCTATACAAGAAATGGGCTGATCGGCTTTGATTTAAGTGATGAAGAGCAGATGCTAAGATCGGCCTCCAGCATTACCATAAAGCTGCAGATGACAAGACCTGTTTCGGAGGCGGATTATAAAACCATAAACAATCATTTTTATCTCAAGGTTTATGAGGTGGATGACGTTTGGAATGAAGGAACGGTTACGTGGAATTCCTCTCCCAATGTTTCTTCTGAAAACCTGGTAATCAAAAATAAAAAAATCGTGTATGCCAATATCCGGGATGTCCATGAGAATATGGTGGAACTGGATGTGACCGATTGGGTAAAGAATGCCTATGCAAAGAATGGACAGACAAAGTATTCCTTCCTTATGACAACCGATTATTTTGGTGAGTATGCAAACGGTGACAATGGCGGCATTGATTTCGCATCCAAAGAGGCAAGCGGAAAGATGGCTCCTACTATGGTTTTAAGCAATGTTTACGAAAGGTCGGTGGAAGCTGTTTCCGTATCAACACCGGCAGGGAAGACTCCTGTTCTGCCTGAGACGGTATCAGTCAGTTACTCAAGCGGAGAACAAAAGAATGTCATTGTGGAATGGAACAGCATAGATTCCGCAAATTACCAGAGCGAGGGGAACTTTGTGGTGTATGGAAAAGCGAATGGGGTGAGGCTTCCCATAAGGTGTACGGTTTATGTTATGGAGGCGATGCATAAAGTCGTCTCGGTCAGAGATATTGCACCGATTATCCAGCTGGTTGGAACGCCATGGGAGGAACTGGGACTTCCGGGGACCGCAGCAGCACTGTTAGATAATGGGCAGGAAGCGGAAGTACCCATTTCATACTGGTTCCCGGATCATGCTTATGACCCGGAAAAGGTATTCACCTATACCTGCATCGGTTATCTGGATCTTACCGGCCATGATACAATTGAAAATCCGAATCAGAAGTTTGCAGCGGTAACCGTGAACATCATTGAACCGGAAGACAAGAATGCACTCCTTGTTCTCTATACCGAAGCGGCGGATCTGGTCAATCAAGGCGCTTTGGATAAACTGACCGATGTGGCTAAAAACCGTTTTATAAAGGCATTCGACCAGGCCGCTTTCGTACTGATCAATACGAAGGCAACCGAATCAGAAGTACATAAGGCATATGTCAGTTTGATGGAGGCAATCTGGTATCTTGTTTCAGAAGAGAATTTAAAGCCCGATACTTCCGCCCTCCGGGATCTGGTGCTCATAGCGGAATCCAAGAACAAGAAGGATTACACCGAGGAGTCCTATGAGGAATTAAAGGATGCTCTTTCAGAAGCTAAGTCTGTTTTAAAGGATAAGACTCTTACAAAGGGCGAACAGGACCGGGTAGATCTGGCATATGACAATTTGAAAGAGGCTGTTGAAGGCCTGGAATTTAGCGGGAATTCGGGAACGGAAACCAGGATTGTCACAGGAATTGAAATTATCGCATTACCGAATCAAATAAAATACAAAACAGGAGAGCGAATCAGTCATTTCGGCCTAAAGGTGGCTGCCGTGTACAGTGATGGATCATTAAAAGTCATAAATGGCTATGAGATATCAGATGTAAGCACTTCGGTTCCGGGGGTAAAGGATGTGATCATCACTTATCGTACATCGGTCAATAATGCCATTAAAGTGTTCACAGACGTCTTCCAGATAACGGTGATAAAGGAGACTTCCCAGGGAAGCGGTTCCGGCAGCTCGGGAGGAGGCTCGTCTTCTAAAAGGACTGGGGCCAGTATCAGCGGACAATGGCAGAAGGTCAATGAAACGGCATGGAGATTTTTAAAGGCTGACAAGACCTATGCTTCCGACGAATGGGCAAAAATCAATGGGAAATGGTACTGGTTCGATAAAGACGGCATGATGCAGACCGGATGGATCGTGGATCAGGGCATCTGGTATAGGCTAAGCCAGGAGGGTTCCATGGAGTCGGGCTGGGTAAAGGAAGAAACTGACGGGTACTGGTATTACCTTGATGAGTCCGGCGCCATGAGAACCGGCTGGGTTCTTATCAATGGAATCTGGTATTACTTTAACTCTGTCACACAGGGGGAAACCGGCTGGCATAAAACAGAAGACGGCAAATGGGGACATCAGACTGGAGAAAGCGGAAGCAGACCAATAGGAGCCCTTAGTACCAATACCACAACGGCTGACGGATATCGGGTGGATAATAACGGAGCCTGGGTCCAGTGATAATTTAACCTGAAAGAGGGATTCTCCTCTTTCAGGGACCATTTGGGGGAAGCGGTCTTATGAAGGTAATATGGAAAAAAATATGCGGGGCGGCGTTGATTTGTTCTATACTTATGGAGACTCTTATATATGCAGCTCCTTTACCCGGGAGTCCTGCGGCTGATACGGATCAAAGCGCTCTGGAAACGGTTTTAAATGACGGGCTGGTCATGCATTCTTCCTTTGACGAAAGCAGTTTATCCGGGAGCAGGGTAAAAGACCAGACCGGAAGAGGAAATGATGGAATCATTTACGGTCAGCCGGCCTTTGTAAAGGGGATTCGGGGAAACGGCGTTTCCGTGGATAACGCAAGCAAAGCCGGACAGCCAAATACCAAAGCCGACCATTATATTTCCTATGGTCAGACTGGGGATTTGAAATTTGGAACGGAAGATTTTTCCCTGTCCTTCTGGATGAAGACGGAAAATCACGGACAGAATAACGGTACCATCCTTTCCAATAAAAACTATATAAGCGGCAGCAATACGGGTTGGGCATTTGGTAATTTTAATAATGTCAGTAATGTGGATATAAGAATGAACTTTTCAGGAACAGGAAACAGCCGGGTGGAATTAAAAGGAATCCCTGCCAACGATGACAAATGGCATCATGTAGCCGGCAGCTTTGACAGGGATGGCGATATGACGGTTTATCTGGATGGAGAGAAGTATTCGTCCGCTTCTATGACAGGACACAAAGGAAAATCTGTTGATACGGGACTGGACTTCATCTTAGGCGGCGATGGCAGAGGGTGCTATGGCATGAGTGGCTGTACCGTTGATGAGCTTAGGGTGTATAAGAAGGCGATCAGTGCCTCTACCGTAAAAACAATTTATGAAGCAGAAGGAGTGATTACAGCAATGGAACTAATGAAAAAACAGCTGGCATCCATCAAGCCGGGTTCCCAGTATTCTCTGGAGGGGATCCGTGCTATGGAGCAGGAAATTGAGAATGTTGAAAAAGAACTGGAGGGTATGACAGCCGCCGCAGCCATGGCAGCCGTTGGCAGTCTGAAAGAAAAATACAAAGAATTTTTAGAAGGCAGCGAGCCGCTTTGCAGTTTCCAGGTGGTAGCCGATGTCCATATAAAGTCTGATGATCTGTCGGAAACCAATGCAGTGAATTTTATAGCTGGGTTAAAGGATATGAAAACCCTTGCCCCTGACTCTCTGGGGGTATTAAATCTGGGTGATTTTACGCAGAACGGCACAGAGGCCCAGTATCGTGGGATTTATAATATCATGGATCAGTATTCGCCGGTTTCTGACGATAAGGTTATCATGGCCCTTGGAAATCACGATGTCAGGGGATTCAATTCAGCTGAATGGAACAAGGATGAAACTGTTATCAGCGCCTATTGGCCTACTGCAAAAGCTCTTTATCTGAAACATAATAAAAGATATATGCCAGGAAACGGTGAAACCCTCTATTTTGACCGGTGGTTGGGGGGGTATCATTTTATCGTACTCAATACGGAAAACGGCTTAAAGGATACCATGTTCCTTTCCGGAGAACAGTTAAGCTGGCTGGAAGAGACTCTGGCTGAAAACGCCAGCCCGGATAAGCCGATTTTTGTCATGGGACACAATGCATTAAAGGATAGCCACTGGAGAAGCAATATCCTGCTGGATTTCGGTAACCAGGATTCCAAAGTAAAGGAGATATTTGCCAAATATCCCCAGGTGATTTACATGTCCGGTCATATTCACAACGGTTTCGGCGTGGTGGAAGCCATTGACAGGGAATACGGCACCTTAATTGATTTACCCTCGTATAATGAGTCGGAAAACGGAGTAAAAGAAGCCGGAATCGGCTACCATGTAAAGATTTATAAAGACAGTGTGGTATTGAAAGCGAGAAACTTTAAGACCTCTTCCTGGCTGCCGGAGTACGATATAACCGTGGCTCTTCCCGGTCTTCCTTCCGTGTACAAAATGGCTAAAAGCTTAAATCCCGGTGCTTATACGCCCGAGACTTATGGGAAAATATTAAAGCTTATGGAAGAGGGGAAATCGGTTTTCCAGAAGGAATACGATCAGAGTAAGCTGACCTATGAAAATGTGGCTCCTCCTGGGGTCAGCCTGTTTACCAGGGGGATGAGGGGTAGGATCAATGAACTTGCGTCAGAACTTTCCGTGGCAATGAATGCACAACCAGTTGATCCCCAGTTTCAGGAACTAAGGGAAAAGTGGCTGGTTACTTTGCTGGGCGGAGAGCTGGATACCGGTAATGAGGCAGTCCGCACATATATCCGAGGGCTTGATGAAAAAGCCGGAGAATACTGGAATGCCATGATAAAGGGAAGCGATGAGTCCAGGACAAATCTCTGGAGCGATCTGGATATGAGCTACATCAAAGGAACCGGCGCAGAAGCCAAGGTCCACTCCGGCAATGTAGCTGTGACCTTCTACCGGTTAAAAGATGTGGCGATCGCATGGGCAACAAAGGGATGCCAGCTGTACCAGAATGAGGAAGTAAAAAAAGAGCTGATCCTGGCCCTGGATTTTATGAATGAACATCATTATAACAGCAGTGACGAAAAGAACCCGGTGTTCGGAAACTGGTGGCACTGGGAAATCGGAGGCCCAATTGCATTTCTGGATACGGCTCTGATTCTATATGAGGATCTGACACCGGATCAAATGGATCGCTATGCAGCTGCAGTCAACCGGTTTACGAACGTATGCGACCGTCCCTCCGGCTATCCTGGTTCACCGGCCATGACAGGGGCCAATCTAATCGACAAAGGCATGGTAGTGGTCCAAACCGGTCTTTTGACCGGCAACAGGAGTAAGCTGGATCATGTAAAAAAGGCATATAAGACCGTATTTGAATATGTGACCACAGGAGATGGATTCTATGAGGACGGATCCTTTATCCAGCACCAGGCCCTTTCCTATATGGGCGGATACGGTTCCCAGCTGTATGAGAAGCTGAGCATTCTGTTTTCCGTATTTTCCGGTACTGATTTTGAACTTACCTACGAGGATCACGCAGAACAGCTGATCTTTGATATGGTATTTGAAGGGATCGAGCCATTTATCTATCATGGTCTGTGCATGGATATGGTATCGGGAAGAGATATTACCAGAAAGACCTCAAATGACAAAACAAGAGGCGCGGGAATCATGGATGCCATGATGCTGATGGGGGATGCCATGCCTGCAGAACAGCAGGACCGCTTTAACCGCATGATGAAATATTTCATTGGGCTGGATGAGGATTATTATTACAGCCACAGTACCCATATTGCTTCTTTAATGAAGGCAAATCAGATCATGAGAGATGCTTCCATTGAACCGAGGAGTGAGTATGTGCTTCACAAGCTGTTTGCAGGTATGGATAAGCTTGTACATATTATGCCGGAATTCGGATTCGCTTTATCCATGCATTCCAGCCGTACATACGGGCATGAGCTGATCAACGATGAAGGCAAGCGCACCTGGAATGTTTCCGATGGTATGACATACCTCTACAACTATGACAGAGACCAGTACGGGGAAGGCTACTGGGCTACCGTAGATCCTAAACGTCTGGCAGGGACGACCACCGAATATGTCACCCGGCCCAACGGCGCCGGCGACCGGACAAAGAATATTTACAGCTGGGTGGGCGGTTCCAGCCTTGGCAGTTACGGTGCAGCAGGAATGCATTATAAGACCCTGGGCAATAGCGGCAGTACCAGATCAGGCACGGACGCTAAAAAGTCCTGGTTCATGTTTGACGACGAAATCGCAGCAGTGGGAAGCGGGATCACTTCCTCCACTGGCAATTACGTGGAGACCATTATTGACAACCGAAGGCTTAATAAGGCCGGAAGCAACGAGGTGCTGTTCGATGGGGAAGCAAAGGATATCAGGGACGATGGTGCGGAACTTGTATCAAAAGGAGCTAAAATAGACGGTGTCTCCTGGATCCATCTGGAGGGAAATGCGGAAGGCTCCGATATAGGCTACTATTTCCCTGAGAAAACCGATGTCATGGCATTGAAAGAAAAGAGGACCGGTAACTGGAATGCCCAGGGAACCAGTGAAGGGGAGGAGACAAACCAGTTTGCCACATTCTGGTTCGAGCACGGGAAAAAGCCATCGAACGCGGATTATTGTTATGTGATTCTCCCTGGTAAGACTGCAAAAGAAACGGCGCAATACTGCGAAACTCCGGGGATTGAAGTCATGGAGTGCAGCGAAAACGCCCATGCAGTCAGAGAAAGGGCTCTGGGAATCACGGCAGTGAACTTCTGGAATAACAAGGCAGCGACTGCGGCAGGGATCACATCCAATAAAGCCGCTTCTGTAACAATGCAGATCAATGGAGATGAGGCAACCGTAGGGGTGTCGGATCCCACTAAGGAGAACAATGGTACCATTGAGATTTCACTCCCTTATATAGGCGGAGATATTAAAGAATCCGATGCCAATGTAGAGGTGCTTCAGAAAACTCCGTTTATCAAACTGGCTGTGAGAACAGCAGGAATGGCAGGCCGTACCAGCAAGATCACATTAAAGGTTCAGGAACCCAAGACATGTGAAATTATCGGTCTTTCCGGAGAGTTTGACCGGATCAAGGCAGATCCCGGGACAAAGTTCACGGATCTGCAGCTTCCAAAGACAGTGGAAGCCTATGACAACGCCGGAGGCACCTACACACTGGATATCTTATGGGAGAGAGGGGATTATCAGAAAGACGTATTAGGGATCTATGATTTAACCGGGCAGCTGATATTGCCTGAGGGGCTCAGCAACACGGCAGGGTTTACCCCACGGGTCCAGGTCCAGGTCGGCGACGAAACCACATCGGTCATGGACAATGTTTACGTACAGGGCGGATCAGACAGCAATAAAAATTACAGCGGTTCTTCCTACCTGATTGTAAAAAATGATGTGGGAGCACAGAATTATACCAGAAAATCCCTTATGAAGTTCAGCCTGGAACAGGTGCCGGAATCCGCTCAGGCAGTTTATCTGACCTTTGAGCTGTCCGGTACGCCAAATGCGGATTTTACCAGCGCGGATATTTATCAGGTGGAGAGCGATTGGGAAGAGGCAACGGTAACCTTCAACAGTTTCCCCACCCGTATTGGTACAAATCCGGCGGCTTTCTTTACAAAAGCAATGGCATCCGAAAGCCTGATCCAGAAGCTTGATGTAACGGAAGCTGTTAGCAGTGCTAAAAAGAACGGAGACACTGAAATTTCGTTTGAGATCAGCATACCAACGGCAGCAAAAAATAATTATCTGGATATTCACTCCTCCAGAACTGCCAAAGAAGGATCCATTAAGCCGTCACTGGTGTGGAAATCCGATTATGTACCGGAAAAGGTAATAAAAAAGAATTTAAGCTTTATTATCGATATGGCTTCCAATATCAAAGCAGAAGATTACAGCAATGTGGATGAGGAAGATCTGACACAGCTGCTTGAAGATGCGAAACGTATTATCCAGGATCCGGATGCAGAAATGGAAGAAATTCATGAAATGGAGAGACGTTTGACTCAGGAACTGGTAAAATATAGAAGAAAGCTGTAAGGAGCAGGGGGAAACAATGAAACAGAAAGCGCGCAGATGGAATTTGATAATGGGACCGGTTGTATTCTTAACTTTATTCATGGCAGGGATCTGGTGGCTGAAAGGCCCTTCCCATGAAGTGATAAAAATTGGAAGTTACACCATTACTCAGGACCATCTGGCGCTTTATGAAAATGACTGCCGGGCTGAAGTTACGTCCTATTTTTACAATAAGTATCAGCTAGACCCAAATGAAGACGGCTTCTGGGAGACGAATATCCAGGGCGAGGTCCCCAGGGAGGTATTAAAACAAAAGGCAATGGACCGTCTTTACCGGGATGCGGTGGAACGGTTAAAGGCTTCCCAATATGGCATCCCTGCGGATATCACTCTGAAAGACATTAAAAGATCCTTGGAGAAAGAGAACAAAAAACGGCAGTCATCCCAAAGCGTTTCTTACGGTCCCGGTCAATATGGACTGATGGAATATATCTCCAGAACACAGATGGAAGTAAGAGATGAACTGAAGGGAAAACTCATAGAGGATAAACTAAAGCCTTCTGAGGATCAGCTTAAGGAAATTTACGCCAGTTCAGATCCAGCCCTGTTTGATAAGGGGTGCAGAGCCAGGATCGGTATTTATATGTATTACGGCATGAAGGCAGGAGAGTATCCGGAGGAACTGAAAAAGGCCTGGAGCTTTGTGGAGAAAGGATTTGCCGAAGGAAAAGAGCCTGCGGATATCGTCAATGAGATCAATGAAGTATCAGAAGTTAAAATTGAATACGAGGAAGTGGAATATGATACGGCTGATTTTCCAAGAGATAATCAGGAAATGACATGGCTTGCAGAACAGACCCGGTCTATGGAACCGGGGCAGAGCAGCGGCGTATTGGACTATGGAACCTCCCAGGGAATCTTAAAGGTACTGGATAAGCATGACTACGGAAGGGCGGGGTATGAGGAATCTGTGACGCTTCTAAGAAATCTGTGGCTGGAAAGAGCCTATGAGAAATACATAAAACAGTGTATGGAAGAGTATGGGTATTCCTATTAAAAATCCAGTTTTATGCAGCAATGAACCTGGTGAAAAAGCGGAGTAAAAAAACGGAGTAAAAAAGCGGGACAAAAGAGCAGACGATTAAGAGATACGAATTACGATACGGGTTAATGGAACCGGAATACCAGAAGAGAAGATACCTTAGTCCATAAATCAATGGGATAAGCGCAAGGGGAACCGAGGCGGAGGTATAAATGCAGGTAACCGTAAAAATTCCTTAGGAGTAATAAATATGTATCGGATTATGATCGTAGACGACGAACCGCTGATTCTGGCAGGGGTATCTTCTCTTTTAAACTGGGAAGAGCATCAGTGTAAAATAGTCAGAAAGGTCACCAATGGCCGCCAGGCTCTTGCACAAATGGAAGCTCTTCGGCCGGATATTGTGATAACGGATATTGGAATGCCTGTCATGGATGGGATCAGTTTTATGAAGGCATCTGTTGAACGAGGATATGCGGCATCTTTTATTCTCTTGTCAAACCTGGAAGAATTCACACTGGTGAAAGAAGCGCTGCGTCTGGGCGCCGTTGATTATCTCGTAAAGCTGGAGCTTGATGAGAAGGCATTGCTCGCAGCTCTGGAACGAGCCAAAGACAGATGCAACCTAACCCATCGGAGGATAGGGCTGATGGAAGGCGGAGAGGTAACCGCGGACGAGCGCATTCAAAATTATTTCAGGCATATTTTGGTTTGCGAGACGGACGCGCATCCGGATGAAAGGCTGTCTTTAATGATCCGGGAACGTTATCCTGTGCTGCTTTTGATGGTAATTCAATTTAATTACAAGCATGAGGGCTTTTCCGAGATGTTTACCATGGCTGATCAGAAAAGAATTATAACTTTTGCGGAAAATATCATTCATGAAATGGTAAAAGGTTTTTTTGACAGATGCTGTCTTCTGAAAAAGGAGCAAAAGGGTTTTATCCTTGTTCTTTCCCTGGAGGAAATGAATGATTATAAAGAGTCTGTGGAAGCAATGAGTATCAAGTTTTGCAAGGTGATCAGGGATTATTTTGACATTCCTGTGTCCATTACGGTCAGCCGGCCGGTGAGAGAGGCAGAAGGAGTTCAGGATCTTCTTTACCAGGCTATGAGCACTATGAATGAAACGTATGACAACGGTTCCAGTACAGTTGTATGTTATTTAGAAAACTGTAAAGAAAATTTCTTTCACAGCAGCAGCTTTAATGTTAATTTTTTAAAGAAGGAATTAACAGGCATCATCCGTCAAAATGACCGGGACAGCTTTTCCAATATCATGAACCAGATCATTCAGCTGTTTGCACAGTGTAAGCCATCCCGTTCCCAGGCGGTTAATGCATGCAGTAAACTTTATTACTATATTACATTCCTTTTGGAAGAGAGAGAGGACCAGCGCTTTCCCTATATTTTAGATGTGGCAGGGCAGTTAAGCAGGTTGTCTGACTTAAGTGCC encodes the following:
- a CDS encoding Ig-like domain-containing protein — encoded protein: MLKSSRLFKRKAAGMMAAVMMIGILPVNVIGFADVLEMSPDSYEDLDELKATRSNASYATASNAQKTQELQEEGTVYYVDAKNGNDSGDGKTEETAWKTFDRVNSKTFLPGDKILLKADCIWNQALNPKGSGREGAPIIIDTYGEGSRPLINGNGTSGPSITGAVTIYNEEYWEIYNLEVTNLENTDKMGEAMDSGTSERAGILIYSSNQKKIYKHITVKNCYVHDVNSNFKGGKTSGGIIVMGHYLDKDGNRVTIDDSGNLTAKAMGRAAFEEVVIEGNYVKNVAIEGIRNKCNTDISGSGWGKNEFLKNYSNVTIRNNYLENVVGDGIVLTETKGGLIEGNMVNSSCGFDRGAVNYAQCWTMFADDVTVQYNEVYGNRYGYDDGEAFDSDMMNVDNIFQYNLSHDCGGGVMLFMSSQKNTIFRYNISINDGTGTYPGESRMQQQTFHYDNTSSAGPGVGKIYNNTIVVFGEDKKTSLFGGMSKRTCFVDFKNNIVLAKDGATIDFAVLAQGSTIHNDSVIENNCFYPDTIANTSAGPVLNKESLEAKGNIFKDPMLIDYKAGKDYSKFKYPLEELEDLMNSDFTKDRIQMLAEPYQLTEGSPCIRAGQRLEGMPTEDIMGNIIAGRVDIGALEYSSEDELAEEVEEVHIVTTPGVVPKLPATLKIILDGESYDYPVKWDELTKEDCMQAGVIELDGVLPGLSNQVVASVIVADAPERFEPVEVWTFAGIYPVLPDKVTAEFTGGLTLELGVTWETITLEQYSREGEITVEGTVSGLKDRCAAKVTVIGELGDGTSVKEKVASKDAYTQQSDGNKAYGSSDPNVIKIKTANNSPSYTRNGLIGFDLSDEEQMLRSASSITIKLQMTRPVSEADYKTINNHFYLKVYEVDDVWNEGTVTWNSSPNVSSENLVIKNKKIVYANIRDVHENMVELDVTDWVKNAYAKNGQTKYSFLMTTDYFGEYANGDNGGIDFASKEASGKMAPTMVLSNVYERSVEAVSVSTPAGKTPVLPETVSVSYSSGEQKNVIVEWNSIDSANYQSEGNFVVYGKANGVRLPIRCTVYVMEAMHKVVSVRDIAPIIQLVGTPWEELGLPGTAAALLDNGQEAEVPISYWFPDHAYDPEKVFTYTCIGYLDLTGHDTIENPNQKFAAVTVNIIEPEDKNALLVLYTEAADLVNQGALDKLTDVAKNRFIKAFDQAAFVLINTKATESEVHKAYVSLMEAIWYLVSEENLKPDTSALRDLVLIAESKNKKDYTEESYEELKDALSEAKSVLKDKTLTKGEQDRVDLAYDNLKEAVEGLEFSGNSGTETRIVTGIEIIALPNQIKYKTGERISHFGLKVAAVYSDGSLKVINGYEISDVSTSVPGVKDVIITYRTSVNNAIKVFTDVFQITVIKETSQGSGSGSSGGGSSSKRTGASISGQWQKVNETAWRFLKADKTYASDEWAKINGKWYWFDKDGMMQTGWIVDQGIWYRLSQEGSMESGWVKEETDGYWYYLDESGAMRTGWVLINGIWYYFNSVTQGETGWHKTEDGKWGHQTGESGSRPIGALSTNTTTADGYRVDNNGAWVQ
- a CDS encoding response regulator transcription factor — translated: MYRIMIVDDEPLILAGVSSLLNWEEHQCKIVRKVTNGRQALAQMEALRPDIVITDIGMPVMDGISFMKASVERGYAASFILLSNLEEFTLVKEALRLGAVDYLVKLELDEKALLAALERAKDRCNLTHRRIGLMEGGEVTADERIQNYFRHILVCETDAHPDERLSLMIRERYPVLLLMVIQFNYKHEGFSEMFTMADQKRIITFAENIIHEMVKGFFDRCCLLKKEQKGFILVLSLEEMNDYKESVEAMSIKFCKVIRDYFDIPVSITVSRPVREAEGVQDLLYQAMSTMNETYDNGSSTVVCYLENCKENFFHSSSFNVNFLKKELTGIIRQNDRDSFSNIMNQIIQLFAQCKPSRSQAVNACSKLYYYITFLLEEREDQRFPYILDVAGQLSRLSDLSAVIAWLERFRDQVAVALETYKESRKDKYIELVQEYIREHYREKITLNQMSALLNISQGHLSSVFKKQTGKNFSDYVSEVKIEKAKELIGTYQYMMYEISDMLGFDTQYYFSTVFKKITGHTPKEYESITIKKNSS
- a CDS encoding polysaccharide lyase family 8 super-sandwich domain-containing protein; this encodes MKVIWKKICGAALICSILMETLIYAAPLPGSPAADTDQSALETVLNDGLVMHSSFDESSLSGSRVKDQTGRGNDGIIYGQPAFVKGIRGNGVSVDNASKAGQPNTKADHYISYGQTGDLKFGTEDFSLSFWMKTENHGQNNGTILSNKNYISGSNTGWAFGNFNNVSNVDIRMNFSGTGNSRVELKGIPANDDKWHHVAGSFDRDGDMTVYLDGEKYSSASMTGHKGKSVDTGLDFILGGDGRGCYGMSGCTVDELRVYKKAISASTVKTIYEAEGVITAMELMKKQLASIKPGSQYSLEGIRAMEQEIENVEKELEGMTAAAAMAAVGSLKEKYKEFLEGSEPLCSFQVVADVHIKSDDLSETNAVNFIAGLKDMKTLAPDSLGVLNLGDFTQNGTEAQYRGIYNIMDQYSPVSDDKVIMALGNHDVRGFNSAEWNKDETVISAYWPTAKALYLKHNKRYMPGNGETLYFDRWLGGYHFIVLNTENGLKDTMFLSGEQLSWLEETLAENASPDKPIFVMGHNALKDSHWRSNILLDFGNQDSKVKEIFAKYPQVIYMSGHIHNGFGVVEAIDREYGTLIDLPSYNESENGVKEAGIGYHVKIYKDSVVLKARNFKTSSWLPEYDITVALPGLPSVYKMAKSLNPGAYTPETYGKILKLMEEGKSVFQKEYDQSKLTYENVAPPGVSLFTRGMRGRINELASELSVAMNAQPVDPQFQELREKWLVTLLGGELDTGNEAVRTYIRGLDEKAGEYWNAMIKGSDESRTNLWSDLDMSYIKGTGAEAKVHSGNVAVTFYRLKDVAIAWATKGCQLYQNEEVKKELILALDFMNEHHYNSSDEKNPVFGNWWHWEIGGPIAFLDTALILYEDLTPDQMDRYAAAVNRFTNVCDRPSGYPGSPAMTGANLIDKGMVVVQTGLLTGNRSKLDHVKKAYKTVFEYVTTGDGFYEDGSFIQHQALSYMGGYGSQLYEKLSILFSVFSGTDFELTYEDHAEQLIFDMVFEGIEPFIYHGLCMDMVSGRDITRKTSNDKTRGAGIMDAMMLMGDAMPAEQQDRFNRMMKYFIGLDEDYYYSHSTHIASLMKANQIMRDASIEPRSEYVLHKLFAGMDKLVHIMPEFGFALSMHSSRTYGHELINDEGKRTWNVSDGMTYLYNYDRDQYGEGYWATVDPKRLAGTTTEYVTRPNGAGDRTKNIYSWVGGSSLGSYGAAGMHYKTLGNSGSTRSGTDAKKSWFMFDDEIAAVGSGITSSTGNYVETIIDNRRLNKAGSNEVLFDGEAKDIRDDGAELVSKGAKIDGVSWIHLEGNAEGSDIGYYFPEKTDVMALKEKRTGNWNAQGTSEGEETNQFATFWFEHGKKPSNADYCYVILPGKTAKETAQYCETPGIEVMECSENAHAVRERALGITAVNFWNNKAATAAGITSNKAASVTMQINGDEATVGVSDPTKENNGTIEISLPYIGGDIKESDANVEVLQKTPFIKLAVRTAGMAGRTSKITLKVQEPKTCEIIGLSGEFDRIKADPGTKFTDLQLPKTVEAYDNAGGTYTLDILWERGDYQKDVLGIYDLTGQLILPEGLSNTAGFTPRVQVQVGDETTSVMDNVYVQGGSDSNKNYSGSSYLIVKNDVGAQNYTRKSLMKFSLEQVPESAQAVYLTFELSGTPNADFTSADIYQVESDWEEATVTFNSFPTRIGTNPAAFFTKAMASESLIQKLDVTEAVSSAKKNGDTEISFEISIPTAAKNNYLDIHSSRTAKEGSIKPSLVWKSDYVPEKVIKKNLSFIIDMASNIKAEDYSNVDEEDLTQLLEDAKRIIQDPDAEMEEIHEMERRLTQELVKYRRKL